The following DNA comes from Chelmon rostratus isolate fCheRos1 chromosome 3, fCheRos1.pri, whole genome shotgun sequence.
cttcccacatGACCATGCCACTAACAGGGACTGAGCCCTGGTCTTCTTTGTATTGTCCTgacagtgattttattttattgtggtTACAAATGGTATTTGTTCACTTGGAGAGCTGATACGGCTCTAAGGCAAGTGCTGGACACCATCTAAAAATTTGCACTGGCATAGTAGAGTAATAGCTATTGCAATAGTTCTTATTGTAGCAGGTGTCAGTCCGGTCTGGGTAACATGCCTAAATATTACTCTTATAGTGTTTGTACAGCTGACCGTTGCCTTTGCCTCTTGTAgtcctcagctctgcagcagcacagtcgGTGTGAGCACTCCAGCGCCTCAGGACCGGCTCAGTCTTTCCTGTCCAAGCAGAGGCAGTCCACCCAGGCCAGGAGAGCCCTCTCCCCACGGCTGCAGCCCAGGTAGGAGCCTCCATCCACAGGGGGAAATGGACGAGTGCAACCCACTGGTGGGCAGCATGGAAAGCAATGTTGTGGAAAAAGGTgtgcattttctgtcattttgttttcattgactGAGGACTTCACTGTCTGTGCTGTATTTGGTTTGCTGCTACTACCCCCTGCTGGTGTATGTTGGTACTGGAATGATATTTCATGTAAACACTAAATAGTAGCCTACAGTAAGTGTCATGAATTACTGTTTTTATCTGTCTCATAACTAATTGTGTGCCTGTAATCACCAGATTGTCTCCATTCCTCAATGTTTAATATCTTAACATTTATTTCTTCAGGGAAGATACAATTTCCATTagaaataatgcaaaacaacGACTATTCATCTTGTCCTTTATATAAAACTGTTGTGTTatctcattcatttcattgtttAAATTATGATTTTGAAAATATACAACATAACGCATTAGAGATCATTCTATTTACAGAGATATTTTACtaatcaaagaaaataaagtgaacaAAGAAAGCTGTCACcctttttgtcttcattttagCACCATTTTCTGTCCAAATGTTGGTGAATAGTAGTAACAGACAGTTTATTAATGTTGTATGATATAAAGTGCAGATaactggaaaaacagaaatagatgTTTTTGAGaaacaactgttttcagtttgtacacTGTAGCTTTGacatgtttagcctagcttagcacaaaaacgGGGGAAACATTCAGCCTTGCTCTGCCAATGGTGCCTTGCAGCAACACCAAAGCTTTctcattatgttttattttctgtatctgtacaaaaatagttaaaaatcaaacacattgtTATTGTGGTTTAAGGAGCAGCTAGCTTAATTACTAAGAAGCTAGCTTAGTGATTAAGCTAGCTCCCTCGTGACCCCTCCAAAGTCCTGTCTCACAGTGGAGACTTTTGCAGTCTCTTCCTCGTTTTTGGTGGAGGCCAATCTCCCCCTGCACCCAGTCTCTGCGCTGAGGTAGCCTAAACTTATAAAGAAACTcatttagcctagcttagcacaaacatgTCATTTCTGTATTGAAACACCTTTTCCAATTAAATTCTGACTTGGTGAACATTTAACTCACGTGACTGATCAgctgagaaaaagaagaaaaagaaactgtttcccaaacatgtgaaaaaagaaaCCCTGAAGACCTGAGACCATTTTTCTCTCGTAGAGGGCTGAGGtgactggttttgtttcttcttcttcttctacctcctcttcttctactgttttctctctctactCTCAGAACATGTGTCTAAGGTCCATTCTCCACTCAGCGCCCTTCACCGAGGCACTGGCTTAAAGCTGGATTTGGTCCCCAGGGGTCACACAGTGCAGTGAGCAGCCCCTCAGGGATGGGgtaaaaacagagaacaaatTTCACCACGTTGTACTAAGCATGATATCATGTGACAATAAAGATTAAAGAAAGAATCTTTATTGCAGCCACTGAGAAGGTGGCCTCCTTCTGACAAACTATACTTTGCAAAGCCTAGTTTAATCACTCCAAACcagttgatggaaacacacctaATTTCTGATTAAACCTAATCaacatgcttctttttttcctttttgtgacatttcaaaagtttGCTCCAAATTTGCTTGATAATTAGATGGAAACAAGAAGACGGAAACATGGCGAGAGCGTACCGTTAAAGTTACCGCCCAATACTGCCTTCAAAGAGCAAACTATGCTCCACGATCCTAGAAACAGAGTATGGATCACAGCTGGCTTTTAAACATCACCAGTGAAGTGGGAGGAGGGTTCATTTGGGAAAAGAAAATCTATTTTCCTAAATCAGGGGTGGACTCCAGGGGAAACcagtcaaactgctgctggtttattcattttaagaacgccatttatctgtttttgcaaatgaactgaTTTGGAAACATCTGGGAGCAGTTCATCAacaaatttttaatttttcaaaaacaGATAACTCTCTGCCTCACACGTGGTGCAGATTCAAAGTAAAAGCCTCTATGACTAATTTCACTCGTGAAAACGTGCACTGAATCAAGCTTTATAGTTTCATACAGTCAAAAGTTCATGGGAACATCGCAGCCTGTTGCACACCTAAGACCCTGTGAGCTCTGATCCCATGCTCACACTGCGAAAACGCTGAGGTTCGTCGTAAGACGGGACGGTGAGGAAGGACATCTTGTTTCCACCAAAGGGAGGCTTGAGGATGGCGGGCACAGCTCTGTTCTGGTTGATAGCTGGCTGGGAGCTGCAGTGCTCCAGGCTGGAGTGGGCAGCCGGCTGAAACAGGAAGGCAGAGGGCTGACGGGTCGTGATGGGAATGGCGGAGGCTGGTCGGGTGGAGGTATCTCTTGACgactgaggggggggggggagaagtGACACAGCAGCTTGATGGTCCCCCCTTGTGCTCACCgctttccctctttcctcaccCATCTGCCGCTCTTCATCACTCCTACCCACCACCCCACTCGTCTCCTTCTTGTCATTGACGGCAGGGTGCCCCCCTCGCCTCTCCTGCTCCGCCCCAAACTGAATCTCCAGCAGAGGCGTTCTGACGCTCTTCTCCTCCCTGAAACTGCACACGGTGCTCTGGGTTTCCTGCCCGAGCCCCGACGGCAAAGACCCACCTTTACCTATTTTACAGCTttcatcgtcgtcatcatcgCTGGTGCACTGGTCAATACTGGGGGAGTGGTGTAGCCTCTGGAGTTGTGCTGAGGTGCGGCGAAGTGCCCCTCCCATGAGGCCGGTGGGGGACGGGGCCGCATTTAGAAGACGGTTGAAGAGGGCCATGTTGGGGTGACGACTGCCTGACTCCTCCAGGTTCTCAGCAATGTCCTCCAGAGGCTGGAAGTGCATCTCCTCTTTAGGGATCCTGTCAAGAGATGGTGTGGCAATTTACACGTGATCGTCCTGAAAGCACCAGAATTTACACttgctgtgtttgatgttttagtCTTTCTCAGCCCTGATTACGTCACACTAGTTCTTGAAATAAGGCAGAATACTTTCTCTTTCATCACCCAGATTTTCCCACCAAGCAAGGGGGATTCAAACTAAAAGTGTCACAGTCACAAGTTGAGCACACGTAGAATGAGAGCGTAAAACCCGGACACTCACGCCATGTCGAAAGTGGACCCCTGGAAGGAGGGCTTGCGGAGGACAAAGAGAGTGGCGGCGGTGTAGGGGGGTCTGGGGTTGGAGTCATTCCAGTAGCGATCTCTCTCCATCATCGGCAGATCTCCGTACATCTCGTCCACCGCCATCATGGacacctgcagaggaaaacacaaacacacacacacacacacacacacacaaacacatacacagtaaaGAACAAAGGCCGAGTCCCATTACATTACGTGTCCTTTAATAAAACCATGATGGTGAAGCTAATGTAGCCTCCAATTTCCCATGTGGGATTGCAAAATGTCAgccaaaacaaatgttttaaggAAGTGCTTTCAGCATCACattcaacagacagacagaatacttaaacataaagaaatgttaACAATGAGAAACCTGGAAATTTCTGTCTATCAGCCAGTTGGTCTCAaagtcatcatcatcttctccGAAAGGGTTGATCAGCTGCTCTGCAACCTTCAGGGCCGAACACAAAACAAGCTGACAACACGATTCATTGATATTCTTTTATCTTTACATGGTGCTCAGGTATCAAA
Coding sequences within:
- the LOC121604653 gene encoding protein Hook homolog 3-like; translated protein: MTSNKEARPFDSMTRAAPEDSQSDNPRSRQEQEEKQILTAWQNMSSALQQHSRCEHSSASGPAQSFLSKQRQSTQARRALSPRLQPR
- the LOC121627797 gene encoding bestrophin-2-like codes for the protein MTVTYTARVANARFCGFSKLLLAWKGSIYKVLYKEFLAFFAMYTAISITYRFFLFDEQKRYFEKLAIYCNHYASLIPMSFVLGFYVTLVVNRWWSQYTSIPLPDRLMCVLSGGLQGSDERGRLLRRTMMRYASLSALLILRSVSTAVFKRFPTMDHVVEAGFMSREERKKFEGLHSPYNKYWIPCVWFTNLAAVARCEGRIKDDHTLKLLLEELNGFRGKCSMLFHYDMISVPLVYTQVVTLAVYSFFLVCLIGRQFLDPSQGYPGHDLDLYVPIFTLLQFFFYAGWLKVAEQLINPFGEDDDDFETNWLIDRNFQVSMMAVDEMYGDLPMMERDRYWNDSNPRPPYTAATLFVLRKPSFQGSTFDMAIPKEEMHFQPLEDIAENLEESGSRHPNMALFNRLLNAAPSPTGLMGGALRRTSAQLQRLHHSPSIDQCTSDDDDDESCKIGKGGSLPSGLGQETQSTVCSFREEKSVRTPLLEIQFGAEQERRGGHPAVNDKKETSGVVGRSDEERQMGEERGKAVSTRGDHQAAVSLLPPPPQSSRDTSTRPASAIPITTRQPSAFLFQPAAHSSLEHCSSQPAINQNRAVPAILKPPFGGNKMSFLTVPSYDEPQRFRSVSMGSELTGS